AACCATATGCTAAATTAGAGTATAAGATAGTTAAAGGATTAAAACTAAAATCTAAATTAACTATACCAACATTCTTTTCAAAGAGTGCTTTAAATGTTGAAGGTGATAATAAGTTCGGTAAATTAGAAGATAAAGTTACTTTTAAATATTATGATGTAATTTTAAATTTAGGATTAGATTATTCATTTTAATAAAAAATAAGGGTTTGTGTTTGAAGCACATTCCCTTTTTTAAATTAACTGTATTTTTCTTCAAATTTTACTTTATCTACTACATATCTAGTATGAGTTCCAGAACCTATAAGTTCGCCATTTACAAAACATTTTACACTTAGTAAAATTTCTTTTTTATTAACTTCTAAAATTTCACATTCTGATACAACTTTTGAATTTATTGGACTAGCTTTTAAATGCTTAATATTTACCATAGTTCCAACAGTTATTTCATTACCTTCTAAAAATTGATCTATACAATGTGTAGATGTTATTTCCATAAATGCTATCATTGATGGAGTAGCATATACTCTAGCTTTTCCTGAACCCCATTTACATGCTAAATCTTCTTCTTTAACTATCGTAGTTTCAGTGTATTTAGCACCTATTAGTATTTCCTTCATTTATCTTTCCTCCTCTAATTTATTTATATAAATATTTTAACATACATTGCTTATTATGTCTAATTTTGTTATACTATTTTTGTAGTGTAAATATGGGAGGTAGTTGAAATATGAAATATCATATTGAAGAAATGATATCAGAGAAAAGTATATCTGATAAAGTATTAGAAATTGCTGAAAAAATAAATGAAGAATTTAAGGGAAAAGATATTTTGGTAATAGGTCTTTTAAGAGGTTCTTTAATGTTTTTAGCAGATTTATCAAGAAAATTAGACAATGTAATAGAAATAGACTTTATGTCAGTTTCAAGTTATGGGAGCAGTATGCAAACTAGTGGAGAAATTAAAATTTTAAAAGATTTAGATGTTTGTATTGAAGGAAAGAATGTAGTTATTGTTGAAGATATAATTGATACGGGCTTTACTTTATCTAAGGTATGTAAAATATTAAAAGAAAGACAACCCAAAACATTAAAAGTATGTACACTATTAGATAAACCGGAAAGAAGAATAGTAGATATAAATGTAGATTATCAAGGCTTTATAATCCCTGATGAATTTGTAGTAGGTTACGGTATAGATTATGCACAAAGGCATAGGGCTTTGCCATATATAGGAAAAGTAGTAAAGGAAGAAGAATAATATGAAAAATTATGATACTTATGTTGTAGTAGGAACTCAATTTGGAGATGAAGGAAAAGGTAAAATAATAGACGTACTATCACCAAAAGCGGATTATGTAGTGAGATTTCAAGGTGGAAATAATGCAGGGCATACAGTAGTTGTAGGAGACGAGAAATTTGTATTACATTTATTACCATCAGGTATAATAAATGCTAAGGGCAAATGTATTATAGGAAGTGGTGTTGTAGTAGATCCAGTAGTTTTATTAAAAGAAATTTCTGAATTAGAAAAAAGGGGTTTAAATGCTAATCATTTATTTATAGATGAAAGAGCTCATGTTATTATGCCATATCATATTGCTATTGATAAAGCAAAAGAAGAAGCATTAGGTGAAAATAAGATAGGAACAACTTTAAGAGGAATAGGACCTTGCTACAATGATAAAATTTCTAGAAATGGTATAAGAATAGGGGATTTATTAGATAAAGATAGATTTAGAGATAAATTAGCTTGGAATTTAAAATCAAAAAATGATATGTTGATTAGATATGGTAAACCTACATTTGATTTTGATAAAATGTATAATCAATATTTAGAATTAGCAGATAAATTAAAAGATAAAATAATAGATGCAGTGTTAGAAGTAAATGAAGCATTAGAATTAGGTAAAAAAGTTTTATTTGAAGGAGCACAGGCATTAATGTTAGACATAGATTATGGTTCATATCCATATGTAACTTCATCATCTCCAACTTCTGGTGGAGTATGTACAGGAGCAGGTGTTGCACCTAATAAATTGAATAGAATAATAGGAGTAATGAAAGCATATGCTACTAGAGTAGGAGAAGGACCTTTCCCAACTGAATTAGATAATGAAGCAGGAGAAAATTTAAGAAAAATAGGAAATGAATATGGAGCAACAACAGGTAGACCTAGAAAATGTGGTTGGCTTGATTTAGTAATGGGAAGATATGCAGTAATGATAGATGGTTTAACTGATATAGTTCTAACTAAAATAGATGTATTGACAGGACTAGAAAAAATAAAAGTTGCAATAGCTTATGAGATAGATGGTAAAAGGT
This genomic window from Oceanivirga salmonicida contains:
- the hpt gene encoding hypoxanthine phosphoribosyltransferase → MKYHIEEMISEKSISDKVLEIAEKINEEFKGKDILVIGLLRGSLMFLADLSRKLDNVIEIDFMSVSSYGSSMQTSGEIKILKDLDVCIEGKNVVIVEDIIDTGFTLSKVCKILKERQPKTLKVCTLLDKPERRIVDINVDYQGFIIPDEFVVGYGIDYAQRHRALPYIGKVVKEEE
- a CDS encoding adenylosuccinate synthase yields the protein MKNYDTYVVVGTQFGDEGKGKIIDVLSPKADYVVRFQGGNNAGHTVVVGDEKFVLHLLPSGIINAKGKCIIGSGVVVDPVVLLKEISELEKRGLNANHLFIDERAHVIMPYHIAIDKAKEEALGENKIGTTLRGIGPCYNDKISRNGIRIGDLLDKDRFRDKLAWNLKSKNDMLIRYGKPTFDFDKMYNQYLELADKLKDKIIDAVLEVNEALELGKKVLFEGAQALMLDIDYGSYPYVTSSSPTSGGVCTGAGVAPNKLNRIIGVMKAYATRVGEGPFPTELDNEAGENLRKIGNEYGATTGRPRKCGWLDLVMGRYAVMIDGLTDIVLTKIDVLTGLEKIKVAIAYEIDGKRYKSYPANLRKSTKVNVIYDELDAWSEDITKITKYEDLPLNCKKYIEYLEKELGVSISMISVGPERNQNIYRKEF
- a CDS encoding thioesterase family protein is translated as MKEILIGAKYTETTIVKEEDLACKWGSGKARVYATPSMIAFMEITSTHCIDQFLEGNEITVGTMVNIKHLKASPINSKVVSECEILEVNKKEILLSVKCFVNGELIGSGTHTRYVVDKVKFEEKYS